From the Acidilutibacter cellobiosedens genome, one window contains:
- a CDS encoding S-layer homology domain-containing protein, protein MILRTQLTPIFDKYDIDVVLQGHDHTYSRSKLLYSDGLTHDNYSMPLNAEGTDYDWDHAQNTATGELYTLWPEKDKAEQAASKKKFVDGSKCYTIETTAGNTVIDPKGTLYMTANSASGSKFYELISSQQDFIAARSQNWLPSYSVITMTGDSFSIDTYQILDTDKTEKIDSTFTIQKTGTTTSSDTALTRAEAVTRLYNTAGAPDVSAAASFTDVSSDTSYTKAVTWAKSNNILKGVASGIFAPDQKLTRAQLATILYRYAQAKGISTSVSGTKFSSSSDAASVPAWAKTALQFSMDAGLLNGSTVNANGDVTATAMDFALTKLGEQ, encoded by the coding sequence ATGATTCTCCGTACCCAACTTACTCCCATCTTCGACAAATATGACATCGATGTGGTGCTCCAAGGTCACGACCATACCTACAGCAGGTCCAAGCTACTCTACAGTGACGGCCTCACCCACGACAATTACTCTATGCCTTTGAATGCAGAAGGCACCGACTACGACTGGGATCATGCTCAGAACACGGCCACTGGCGAACTCTACACCTTATGGCCTGAAAAGGACAAAGCTGAGCAGGCTGCTTCCAAGAAAAAATTTGTGGACGGCAGCAAGTGCTACACAATCGAGACCACCGCAGGCAACACGGTCATCGATCCCAAGGGAACCTTGTATATGACTGCCAACTCCGCCTCCGGTTCCAAGTTTTATGAACTGATTTCCTCCCAGCAAGACTTCATCGCTGCCAGGAGCCAAAACTGGCTGCCCAGTTACTCCGTTATCACCATGACCGGCGACAGTTTTTCTATCGACACATATCAGATTCTTGATACCGACAAGACGGAAAAGATTGACAGTACCTTCACCATTCAGAAAACCGGCACTACCACATCTTCTGACACCGCTCTTACCCGTGCTGAAGCCGTCACCCGCCTTTACAACACAGCCGGCGCTCCTGACGTATCTGCAGCGGCTTCCTTCACCGATGTATCATCAGACACTTCATATACCAAAGCTGTGACCTGGGCCAAATCCAATAACATCTTGAAAGGCGTGGCTTCTGGCATCTTTGCACCCGACCAGAAACTCACCCGTGCGCAACTTGCTACTATATTATACCGCTATGCGCAGGCAAAGGGCATCTCTACATCTGTATCTGGCACGAAGTTTTCTTCCAGTTCCGATGCAGCCTCCGTTCCCGCTTGGGCTAAAACAGCTCTCCAGTTCTCTATGGATGCCGGGCTATTAAATGGCTCTACTGTAAACGCAAATGGAGACGTTACCGCCACTGCCATGGACTTTGCCCTAACCAAGTTGGGCGAGCAATAA
- a CDS encoding DUF2442 domain-containing protein: MYPRPKEVEYINEYKLLVTFDNMEKRIFNAEELLNDKWFVSLKNKGIFKNARIKYKTLEWPNGVDICPDDLYELSKPFIN; encoded by the coding sequence ATGTATCCAAGACCTAAAGAAGTTGAATATATTAATGAGTATAAATTACTTGTAACTTTTGATAACATGGAAAAGCGTATATTTAATGCAGAAGAACTGTTAAATGACAAGTGGTTTGTTTCATTAAAAAACAAAGGTATATTTAAGAATGCAAGAATTAAATATAAAACGTTGGAATGGCCAAACGGTGTGGACATATGTCCAGATGATTTATATGAATTAAGCAAGCCTTTCATTAATTAA
- a CDS encoding GNAT family N-acetyltransferase encodes MLVLVKLSNEYRTHLNEMMDEWFLAKEKIVPYSIRRIDYKDFEKYLQGFEEEEHGVPGFVPATTFFGLDTERNIFIGAVNIRHHLNESLLLNGGHIGDGVRPSERRKGYATKMIALALDECRKLGIDRVLMVCDKSNIGSAKSIINNGGVLENEIEIDGNVEQRYWISLI; translated from the coding sequence TTGCTTGTATTAGTAAAACTCAGCAACGAATATCGTACTCATTTAAATGAAATGATGGATGAATGGTTCTTGGCAAAGGAAAAGATTGTCCCTTATTCAATTAGACGAATAGACTATAAAGATTTTGAAAAATATCTTCAAGGCTTTGAAGAGGAGGAACATGGTGTTCCCGGCTTTGTTCCCGCTACAACTTTTTTTGGGTTAGATACGGAGCGAAATATATTTATAGGTGCTGTGAATATTCGTCATCATCTTAATGAGTCGCTTCTTCTAAATGGAGGTCACATTGGAGATGGCGTCAGACCATCCGAAAGACGAAAAGGATATGCTACAAAGATGATTGCATTAGCATTGGATGAATGTAGAAAATTAGGAATTGATAGAGTGCTAATGGTTTGTGATAAAAGCAATATTGGTTCTGCTAAAAGCATCATAAACAACGGCGGTGTTTTGGAGAATGAAATTGAAATTGATGGCAATGTTGAGCAGCGATACTGGATATCTCTTATATAA
- a CDS encoding S-layer homology domain-containing protein encodes MTRKITVFLVSLVLLVSFTVPAFSSTDFGDILYHWGIPFIVEMKNLGIVRGYEGGNFYPDNTITRAEFSVLLSRLIKIPASYEPASKFYDVGGRDWFNREVVFLADNDILNDEPEGFGMKPMFRPNDNITREDMGIILNRFGNKYILQWGNAVGTDVNVYNDVGDISPYALESVQKVIDNELMTGYGCVADGDFMWKPKKEVTRAEATKVIAELYHKLNAISNYTIEIPDEIRDIVTTKTYVDSWNGSGEAIISVYHKGTNEKNHEMGFVFDIVRHKHNELDKITDIAENIGGITPFAYDDNYYYSLEIPTDVQFDINVLFGK; translated from the coding sequence ATGACACGAAAAATTACGGTATTTTTAGTGAGTTTAGTGCTGTTAGTGAGTTTTACCGTCCCCGCGTTTTCAAGTACGGATTTCGGTGATATTTTATATCATTGGGGGATACCTTTCATTGTAGAAATGAAAAATCTTGGCATTGTGAGAGGCTATGAGGGCGGCAATTTTTATCCGGATAATACTATAACTCGGGCAGAATTTTCGGTGTTGCTGTCAAGACTAATTAAAATTCCGGCGTCATATGAGCCTGCAAGCAAATTCTATGATGTTGGCGGTAGAGATTGGTTTAATCGTGAAGTGGTATTTTTAGCAGACAATGACATATTAAATGACGAACCAGAAGGTTTTGGAATGAAACCGATGTTTAGACCGAATGACAACATAACTCGTGAAGATATGGGGATTATTCTTAATAGATTTGGCAATAAGTATATTCTCCAATGGGGCAATGCCGTTGGAACCGATGTTAATGTATATAACGATGTTGGGGATATTTCTCCTTACGCATTGGAAAGTGTGCAAAAGGTTATTGATAATGAGTTGATGACAGGTTATGGTTGTGTTGCTGATGGCGATTTTATGTGGAAACCTAAAAAAGAAGTAACTCGTGCAGAAGCAACGAAAGTTATTGCAGAACTATACCATAAATTGAATGCTATTTCTAATTATACAATCGAAATTCCCGATGAAATAAGGGACATTGTAACTACAAAAACTTATGTTGACAGCTGGAATGGCAGTGGCGAAGCCATAATATCTGTTTATCATAAAGGGACCAATGAGAAAAACCACGAAATGGGATTTGTTTTCGATATTGTAAGACATAAGCATAACGAGCTTGATAAAATTACTGATATAGCAGAAAATATCGGTGGTATAACGCCTTTCGCTTACGATGATAATTATTACTATTCCTTGGAAATTCCAACTGACGTGCAATTTGATATAAATGTGCTCTTCGGCAAGTAA
- a CDS encoding ISLre2 family transposase has translation MYNSIQHFNEFGVKKIENEIKNFMEGNKNIVGLILALQKILFELGRDIITEVLENMDEYLRNSGVRKKKWEIVRKDKNRILTSFGIVTYERTYFKPKMGGKRHHLVDDMVGIKPHEKMSEDVIINAVDEAAESSYRKAGEKASYMNEISKQAVMDKIHNLDFTTTETKKYKKKDIKTLYIEADEDHVHLQQKGINKSKYNIAMPKIVYVHEGIDAEKSSKSRKRLKNVKYFGGMYENTEKLWLEAADYIDKQYNMNYVEKIYISGDGASWIRQGVKWIEKSKFVLDGYHLKKCIITATAHLNNEIIRQELKDAVDWPDREEVKKVFKEILSLTENKTKKGAVKRAEQYILNNWDGIEIRAEEGIGIIGCSTEGHVSHIFSSRLSSRPKGWSKIGVGKMSKLLIYKGNGGKVYDLVMAQKMKREKEEKEQIQDELIKEARSIANRYNDTWDIRPTAIVRGEKTGLYNEIRAIMGRI, from the coding sequence ATGTATAATAGTATACAACATTTTAATGAGTTTGGAGTAAAAAAAATTGAAAATGAGATAAAAAATTTCATGGAAGGGAATAAAAATATTGTTGGTTTAATACTTGCCTTACAAAAAATTTTATTTGAGCTTGGAAGAGATATTATAACAGAAGTATTGGAGAATATGGATGAATATCTACGTAACAGCGGAGTTAGAAAGAAAAAATGGGAAATAGTAAGAAAAGATAAAAATAGGATTTTAACAAGTTTTGGTATTGTAACATATGAAAGAACGTATTTTAAACCCAAAATGGGAGGAAAAAGGCATCATCTTGTTGATGATATGGTTGGAATAAAACCGCATGAAAAAATGAGTGAGGATGTAATAATAAATGCAGTCGATGAGGCAGCGGAAAGCAGCTATAGAAAAGCGGGAGAAAAAGCATCATATATGAATGAAATAAGTAAACAGGCCGTGATGGATAAAATACACAACCTTGATTTTACAACAACAGAAACTAAAAAATACAAGAAGAAGGATATAAAAACATTATATATAGAAGCGGATGAAGATCATGTGCATCTACAGCAAAAAGGAATTAACAAAAGCAAGTATAATATAGCAATGCCAAAGATCGTTTATGTACATGAAGGAATAGATGCAGAAAAAAGCAGTAAAAGCAGAAAGAGGTTAAAGAATGTAAAATATTTTGGAGGGATGTATGAAAATACGGAAAAATTATGGCTTGAAGCAGCAGATTATATAGACAAACAATACAACATGAATTATGTAGAGAAAATATATATATCGGGAGATGGAGCATCCTGGATACGCCAAGGAGTAAAGTGGATTGAAAAGAGTAAATTTGTGCTTGACGGATATCATCTGAAAAAGTGTATAATAACAGCAACCGCGCATCTAAATAATGAAATAATAAGACAGGAATTGAAAGATGCGGTTGACTGGCCGGACAGAGAAGAAGTAAAAAAAGTATTTAAAGAGATATTGAGCCTTACAGAAAATAAAACAAAGAAGGGAGCAGTAAAAAGAGCAGAACAATATATATTAAACAATTGGGACGGAATAGAGATAAGAGCAGAAGAAGGGATAGGAATAATAGGATGTAGTACGGAAGGACACGTAAGCCATATATTTTCAAGCCGTTTGAGCAGCAGACCAAAAGGATGGTCAAAAATAGGAGTCGGTAAAATGTCGAAGTTATTAATTTACAAAGGGAACGGAGGGAAAGTATATGATTTAGTAATGGCGCAAAAGATGAAAAGGGAAAAAGAAGAGAAAGAACAGATACAAGATGAATTAATAAAAGAAGCAAGAAGTATTGCGAACAGGTATAATGATACTTGGGACATTAGGCCGACAGCAATAGTGAGAGGAGAAAAGACAGGATTATATAACGAAATAAGAGCAATAATGGGTAGAATTTAA
- a CDS encoding fibronectin type III domain-containing protein has protein sequence MKNQKSKTTSILAKVLICVMVLGIAQTVLAATVHYNDGSTVGSSAEWQAWTEEWKSVAVDFTKVSLTPGTNETELNFAWYSKDDGKPATPVVHFGTSKTDLQSFTGTSSTVDTSLTNKVAYVYNHVVITGLKENTTYYYTVEKNGVQTDPATYKTGSFSTVRMLYVGDPQIGASKGQPQGSDKLVADSGVANTAARNDSFGWNRTLEIATVQNPDLNFMISAGDQVNKTGNPKEEEYAGYLYPEVLSGLPVATTIGNHDSLNPDYTYHFNNPNATNYGVTQAGGDYYYSYGDGLFIVLNTNNYNGAEHEKAIAEAVSSDPDATWRVVTIH, from the coding sequence ATGAAAAATCAAAAATCAAAAACTACATCCATTTTAGCGAAAGTACTGATTTGTGTTATGGTGCTCGGCATTGCACAAACTGTCTTGGCAGCTACCGTTCATTACAATGACGGCAGTACCGTAGGTAGCAGCGCCGAATGGCAGGCATGGACTGAGGAATGGAAGAGCGTAGCCGTGGACTTCACGAAAGTTTCCCTCACCCCAGGCACTAATGAAACCGAGCTCAACTTTGCTTGGTACAGCAAGGACGATGGCAAACCAGCCACTCCTGTGGTTCATTTTGGAACCAGTAAAACCGATCTGCAGTCTTTCACCGGGACTTCATCTACCGTAGATACCAGCCTTACCAACAAAGTGGCATATGTCTATAACCACGTGGTCATTACCGGACTTAAGGAAAACACCACTTACTATTACACTGTTGAAAAAAATGGCGTTCAGACTGATCCTGCGACCTATAAGACCGGCAGCTTCTCCACCGTACGTATGCTGTACGTAGGTGATCCTCAGATCGGCGCTTCTAAAGGCCAGCCTCAGGGCAGCGACAAACTGGTGGCCGACAGCGGCGTAGCCAACACCGCTGCTCGAAACGACAGCTTTGGCTGGAACAGAACACTAGAAATTGCCACCGTTCAGAACCCGGACCTTAACTTTATGATTTCCGCCGGTGATCAGGTCAACAAGACAGGAAACCCAAAGGAAGAGGAATACGCAGGCTATCTGTATCCTGAGGTACTTTCTGGTTTACCTGTGGCCACTACCATTGGCAACCACGATTCCTTGAATCCCGACTATACTTATCACTTCAATAACCCCAACGCCACGAACTACGGCGTCACCCAAGCCGGCGGCGATTACTATTATTCTTATGGCGACGGCCTGTTCATCGTTTTAAATACCAACAACTATAACGGTGCCGAACATGAAAAAGCCATTGCCGAGGCTGTGTCCTCAGATCCCGACGCTACTTGGAGAGTGGTAACTATCCATTAG
- a CDS encoding DNA topoisomerase III gives MDKILVLAEKPSVGRDIGRVLKCNRKGNGYLEGNKYIVTWALGHLVTLADPEQYEERYKTWRIDDLPILPSQMKLVVIKQSSKQFHIVKEQMNRKDVSQIIIATDAGREGELVARWIIEKVHSHKPLKRLWISSVTDKAIKEGFDKLRDGREYENLYRAAVARAESDWIVGINATRALTCKYNAQLSCGRVQTPTLAMVAKREEEIKKFKSQDFYGIAALAKNIKLIWQDSKTKDMRIFDKKRCDEIISNIRGKDGIVADVEKANKKSFSPKLYDLTELQRDANRIFGYSAKETLGIMQRLYENHKILTYPRTDSKYITTDIVDTLKERIEACGVGIYKQSAAKALKNPINPNKNFVDNSKVSDHHAIIPTEQKVILSELNEKEKKIYDLVVKRFLSVLYPPFEYEQTTIRAKIGEENFIAKGKRVIAQGWKEVYSNNYEEDDSNEDIPQQILPRINKGDVLKISSIVQTKGQTKPPSPFNEGTLLSAMENPAKYMAGESKDLIKIIGETGGIGTVATRADIIEKLFNTFLIEKKGKEIFITSKGKQLLGLVPDDLKSPALTAQWEQKLEAISKGKIDDNSFVKEMKDYSKSIVSDIKNSSETFKHDNMTRIKCPQCGKFMLEVKGKKGRMLICQDRDCGYRKNVSRITNARCPNCHKKMELQGEGDNQIFVCGCGYREKLSAFDNRRKNEKNTVSKKEVANYLREQKNSKKEPINTELADALKGLKLK, from the coding sequence ATGGATAAAATTTTGGTTTTAGCTGAAAAACCGTCGGTGGGGAGAGATATTGGAAGAGTCTTAAAATGTAACAGGAAAGGGAACGGATATTTGGAAGGAAATAAATATATTGTAACTTGGGCTTTGGGACATTTAGTTACTTTGGCCGATCCGGAACAATATGAAGAAAGATATAAGACGTGGAGAATCGATGACCTTCCGATACTCCCTTCTCAGATGAAATTAGTAGTTATCAAACAGAGCAGTAAGCAATTTCATATTGTAAAGGAACAGATGAACAGAAAAGATGTTTCTCAAATTATAATTGCCACAGATGCGGGAAGGGAAGGAGAACTTGTGGCAAGATGGATTATAGAAAAGGTTCATAGTCATAAACCCCTAAAAAGACTTTGGATTTCTTCCGTTACGGACAAAGCAATAAAAGAAGGGTTTGATAAACTCAGAGACGGAAGGGAATATGAAAATCTTTATAGAGCGGCTGTTGCAAGAGCTGAATCTGACTGGATTGTAGGCATCAACGCAACTCGTGCCTTAACATGTAAATACAACGCCCAACTTTCTTGCGGGAGAGTTCAGACTCCTACTTTGGCTATGGTAGCAAAGAGAGAGGAAGAAATAAAAAAATTTAAATCACAAGATTTTTATGGGATTGCAGCTTTAGCAAAGAATATAAAATTAATATGGCAGGATAGTAAAACGAAGGATATGAGGATATTTGATAAAAAGAGATGTGATGAAATAATATCAAATATTAGAGGAAAAGATGGAATAGTTGCAGATGTAGAAAAGGCAAATAAAAAGTCTTTTTCTCCTAAATTATATGATTTGACGGAATTACAAAGAGATGCAAACAGGATTTTCGGATATTCTGCAAAAGAGACCTTGGGGATAATGCAGAGGCTTTATGAAAATCATAAAATACTTACCTATCCCAGAACGGATTCTAAGTATATTACTACGGACATAGTTGATACTTTAAAGGAGAGAATAGAGGCTTGCGGGGTAGGAATATATAAACAATCGGCAGCGAAAGCCTTAAAAAATCCCATTAACCCCAATAAGAACTTTGTGGATAACAGTAAAGTTTCAGATCATCATGCTATAATCCCCACAGAACAGAAGGTAATCTTAAGTGAGTTAAATGAAAAAGAAAAGAAAATATATGATTTGGTAGTCAAAAGATTTTTATCGGTACTGTATCCTCCCTTTGAATATGAGCAAACTACAATTAGAGCAAAAATAGGGGAAGAGAATTTTATAGCTAAGGGTAAAAGGGTTATAGCTCAAGGATGGAAAGAAGTCTATTCTAATAATTATGAAGAAGATGATTCCAATGAAGATATTCCTCAGCAGATCCTTCCTCGGATTAATAAAGGAGATGTATTAAAAATATCTTCTATCGTACAAACTAAAGGGCAGACTAAACCTCCGTCACCTTTTAATGAAGGGACTTTACTTTCTGCTATGGAAAATCCGGCCAAATATATGGCAGGGGAAAGTAAGGATTTAATTAAAATAATAGGAGAAACGGGAGGTATCGGGACAGTAGCTACAAGAGCGGATATTATTGAAAAATTATTTAATACCTTTCTTATAGAAAAAAAGGGTAAAGAAATTTTCATTACTTCAAAGGGAAAACAACTTTTAGGATTAGTTCCGGATGATTTAAAATCCCCTGCGCTAACAGCCCAGTGGGAACAAAAATTGGAGGCAATCTCTAAAGGGAAAATAGATGACAATAGTTTTGTAAAAGAAATGAAAGATTATTCCAAATCAATCGTTAGTGATATAAAAAACAGCAGCGAAACATTTAAACATGATAATATGACTCGCATTAAATGTCCCCAGTGCGGAAAATTCATGTTGGAAGTAAAGGGGAAAAAGGGAAGGATGCTTATTTGCCAGGACAGAGATTGCGGATACAGAAAAAATGTTTCAAGAATAACAAATGCGAGATGTCCTAACTGTCATAAGAAAATGGAACTACAGGGAGAAGGAGACAATCAAATATTTGTATGCGGCTGTGGATACAGAGAGAAACTTTCTGCTTTTGATAATAGAAGAAAAAATGAGAAGAATACAGTTTCCAAAAAAGAAGTAGCCAATTATTTAAGAGAACAGAAAAATAGTAAAAAAGAACCTATTAATACTGAACTGGCAGATGCTCTAAAGGGGTTAAAACTAAAATAG
- a CDS encoding DUF4160 domain-containing protein, which produces MPTISMFYGIIVRMYRELGGRHHVPHIHVLYCENEAIFDFDGNIIDGNIPRKQQQLTIAWILIHQEELKANWQLLLNGEEFFKIEPLR; this is translated from the coding sequence ATGCCGACAATAAGTATGTTTTATGGAATTATAGTTAGAATGTATAGAGAGCTTGGAGGAAGACACCATGTACCTCATATACATGTTTTGTACTGTGAAAATGAAGCAATATTTGATTTTGACGGAAACATAATTGACGGCAATATCCCAAGAAAACAGCAACAATTAACCATTGCCTGGATATTAATACATCAGGAAGAATTGAAAGCTAACTGGCAGCTTTTATTAAATGGTGAAGAATTTTTTAAGATTGAACCCCTAAGATAG
- a CDS encoding ATP-binding cassette domain-containing protein — translation MTKQFGPKIAVDCITASLSPVVYGLLGANGAGKTTLMRMLCGILEPSSGEILFNGQNIIDMGPRYRNILGYLPQDFGYYPDYMAQEFLMYIAALKGIQRRAASKRSEELLNIADLSNVSGKKVKTFSGGMRQRLGIAQALLNNLKVLVLDEPTAGLDPKERVRFRNLIADFASDRIVLLSTHIVSDIEAIADKVFLMKKGIFLLQGTIPELVQKADGKV, via the coding sequence TTGACAAAACAATTTGGCCCTAAAATTGCTGTTGACTGTATCACTGCCAGCTTATCTCCGGTGGTTTATGGGTTGTTGGGAGCGAATGGAGCGGGTAAAACCACTCTGATGCGTATGCTATGCGGGATACTGGAGCCTTCGTCCGGTGAAATCCTATTTAATGGGCAAAACATTATAGATATGGGACCTCGGTATCGAAATATTCTCGGCTATTTGCCGCAAGATTTTGGTTATTATCCAGATTATATGGCACAGGAATTTCTGATGTATATTGCAGCACTGAAAGGTATACAACGTCGAGCAGCCAGTAAGCGTTCAGAAGAATTGTTAAACATTGCAGATTTGAGCAACGTATCTGGAAAGAAAGTTAAAACATTTTCAGGTGGAATGCGCCAGCGTCTTGGGATTGCACAGGCTCTCTTAAATAATCTTAAAGTATTGGTTCTGGATGAACCAACTGCTGGACTTGACCCCAAAGAACGTGTTCGTTTTCGTAATTTGATTGCTGACTTTGCCAGCGATAGAATTGTTCTGCTGTCCACGCATATCGTATCGGACATTGAGGCAATTGCAGATAAGGTGTTTCTCATGAAAAAGGGAATCTTTTTGCTCCAAGGCACTATCCCGGAGTTGGTTCAAAAAGCTGATGGAAAGGTCTAG
- the ybaK gene encoding Cys-tRNA(Pro) deacylase, protein MSNIKTNAMRILDSNDILYNVITYETKDGKIDGLSVAKKSNKDPSLVYKTLVTKGRDNNIFIFVIPVEKELDLKKAAKVCGEKKIDMIHVKDIKKYTGYIRGGCSPIGMKKLYPTFINSTAESLENILVSGGKIGVQIELKVEDLKKVTKAALDDVIE, encoded by the coding sequence ATGTCCAACATAAAAACAAATGCCATGCGAATTCTTGATTCCAACGATATTTTGTATAATGTTATTACTTATGAAACGAAAGATGGAAAGATTGACGGACTGTCAGTTGCCAAGAAGTCAAATAAAGATCCTTCATTGGTTTATAAAACTTTAGTCACCAAGGGAAGGGATAACAATATATTTATATTTGTAATTCCCGTAGAAAAAGAATTGGATCTAAAAAAAGCAGCGAAAGTATGTGGTGAAAAAAAGATAGATATGATTCACGTTAAAGACATTAAAAAGTATACAGGATATATTAGAGGCGGTTGTTCTCCTATTGGAATGAAAAAACTTTATCCTACCTTTATAAATTCCACCGCAGAAAGTTTAGAAAATATTTTAGTCAGCGGAGGAAAAATAGGGGTTCAAATCGAGCTGAAAGTGGAAGACTTGAAAAAAGTTACGAAAGCAGCATTGGATGATGTAATTGAATGA
- a CDS encoding DUF1294 domain-containing protein, giving the protein MDIISKFNNQELIFIWYLLIINIISFFTFGIDKSKSEKDKWRIKESTMIILSVFGGSSGGIIGMIIFKHKTNKKKFYIGIPIIFLINKIVELFIFGCIK; this is encoded by the coding sequence ATGGATATTATAAGTAAATTCAACAATCAGGAATTAATATTTATATGGTATCTTTTAATAATAAACATAATCTCATTTTTTACATTCGGAATTGATAAATCAAAATCAGAAAAAGACAAATGGAGAATAAAAGAATCTACCATGATAATTTTATCCGTTTTTGGGGGTTCCTCCGGAGGCATTATAGGAATGATAATATTTAAGCATAAGACAAACAAAAAGAAATTTTATATAGGTATCCCTATTATATTTTTAATCAACAAAATCGTGGAATTATTTATATTCGGATGTATAAAATAA
- a CDS encoding TetR/AcrR family transcriptional regulator, with protein MRKNVKEDIIKATIELINEKGSNIDEITVRDICNRVGIGAGLVNYHFQTKENLIAQCVQKIISDIIKKTGDVYKNLPKMTPEEKLRIMVKYTCSFLETHENISRISIITDLTTINQNDNTSQTLAAYLPLVRQAISDDIDDQEVKQRTYFMLLTLQSLFLRSTLLKKEIGIDFHNQQQRESLVDNIIDFYLNY; from the coding sequence ATGAGAAAAAACGTGAAGGAAGATATTATTAAAGCCACTATAGAGTTGATCAATGAAAAAGGAAGTAATATTGATGAAATTACTGTTCGTGATATATGCAATCGGGTTGGGATAGGAGCTGGGTTGGTAAATTATCACTTCCAAACAAAAGAAAATCTTATTGCACAGTGTGTTCAGAAAATAATCAGTGATATAATCAAGAAAACTGGAGATGTTTATAAGAATCTTCCGAAAATGACTCCGGAAGAAAAGTTGCGTATAATGGTGAAATATACCTGCTCATTTCTTGAGACTCATGAAAACATATCGCGAATTTCCATCATTACCGATTTAACCACTATTAATCAAAATGATAATACTTCTCAAACATTAGCGGCCTATCTGCCGTTGGTACGGCAAGCCATCTCCGATGATATAGATGATCAGGAGGTAAAACAAAGGACATATTTTATGCTTTTGACGCTTCAGTCATTGTTTTTACGCAGTACATTACTTAAGAAAGAAATTGGAATTGATTTTCATAACCAACAGCAGCGTGAAAGTCTCGTAGACAATATTATTGATTTTTATTTGAATTATTGA